A genomic stretch from Bacteroidales bacterium includes:
- a CDS encoding glycosyltransferase family 2 protein — protein MTSVIPELSVVVSVYNEEEILNEFYTILKSEIENLKITYEIIFVNDGSIDSSIDILKKLSDSDKKLKVIDFSRNFGHEAAMIAGIDYCTGNYVICMDSDLQHPPRLIAEMLSKANEGYDIINMVRLERKDGGLLKKITSKIFYKLLNNMASVRFEENASDFFLISKKVANILRTQYRERTRFLRGIIQIVGFNKTNIEFVAEERKAGKSKYNFLKLLRLSFTAVSSFSKMPLQLGIVAGIIFLVLSLVLLIYSIIMWSMHKTIPGYTTLIVFLSAFAGIQLFITGLIGQYIGYMFDEIKRRPIYSIGNTINIESNNSEIE, from the coding sequence ATGACATCAGTTATACCTGAATTATCAGTAGTAGTTTCCGTTTATAACGAAGAAGAAATTCTTAATGAGTTCTATACTATTCTTAAATCGGAAATAGAAAATTTGAAAATTACTTATGAGATTATTTTTGTAAATGACGGAAGTATTGATAGTAGCATTGATATTTTAAAAAAACTATCCGATAGTGATAAAAAATTGAAAGTAATTGATTTTTCCAGAAATTTCGGACATGAGGCTGCTATGATTGCAGGAATAGATTATTGTACAGGAAATTATGTAATTTGTATGGATTCCGATTTACAGCACCCACCTCGTTTAATAGCTGAGATGTTGAGTAAAGCGAATGAAGGTTACGATATTATTAATATGGTTAGATTAGAAAGAAAAGATGGAGGATTATTAAAAAAAATAACTTCAAAAATCTTTTATAAATTATTAAATAATATGGCTTCTGTTAGATTTGAAGAAAATGCTTCGGATTTCTTTTTGATATCGAAAAAAGTTGCCAATATTCTTAGAACTCAATATAGAGAGCGAACGAGATTTTTAAGAGGTATAATTCAAATTGTCGGATTTAATAAAACAAATATTGAATTTGTTGCGGAAGAGCGTAAAGCAGGAAAAAGTAAATATAATTTTTTGAAATTATTGCGACTTTCTTTTACAGCCGTATCTTCATTTTCTAAAATGCCCTTGCAATTGGGGATTGTAGCAGGAATAATATTTTTAGTATTGAGTCTTGTACTTCTTATTTATTCTATAATAATGTGGAGCATGCATAAAACTATACCGGGATATACTACTTTAATAGTTTTTTTAAGTGCTTTTGCAGGAATTCAACTTTTTATTACAGGACTCATCGGCCAATATATTGGTTATATGTTTGATGAAATTAAGAGAAGACCTATTTATAGCATTGGTAATACAATCAATATTGAAAGTAATAATTCGGAAATTGAATAA
- a CDS encoding aminopeptidase produces the protein MKKFLLSISCAILLLNFSFAQEPEKQQEEAYIFEMIKEVPVTSVKDQHRSSTCWSYSALGFLEAELLRTTGKEYDLSEGFIVYKTYQGKADKYVRYHGTCNYSPGGLFHDISWTWEKYGLMPESAYTGLVNPDTLFIHGELMSITKGLLDGVIKNSNRKLSDNWRNAYDGVLNAYFAAPPQEFIYEGIKYTPESFAKSLKINLEDYVNITSWTHHPFYTQFVFELPDNWLNGSIYNVQLDEMVRMIDNALENGYTVAWAADVSDKGFSWKNGVAIMPDRVIESTSGSDAEHWTGSTKTPDLYAFDGKVIEKDVDQETRQQGFDDWTTTDDHGMVLCGIYKDQRGNKFYKVKNSWGTKSGKYDGYFYVSVPYVKMNTISIMVNKNSVPKDIRKKLDI, from the coding sequence ATGAAAAAATTTTTATTATCAATTTCATGTGCAATTTTATTATTAAACTTTTCATTTGCACAAGAACCCGAAAAACAACAGGAAGAAGCTTATATTTTTGAAATGATTAAAGAAGTTCCGGTAACGTCCGTGAAAGACCAACACAGATCCAGTACATGCTGGTCGTATTCGGCATTAGGATTTTTGGAAGCGGAACTACTCAGAACTACAGGCAAAGAATATGATTTATCGGAAGGTTTTATTGTTTACAAAACATATCAAGGAAAAGCCGACAAATATGTTCGTTATCACGGAACATGTAATTATAGTCCGGGCGGGTTATTTCATGATATTTCTTGGACTTGGGAAAAATACGGTTTAATGCCTGAAAGTGCATATACTGGATTAGTTAATCCGGACACTCTTTTCATTCACGGTGAACTTATGTCTATAACAAAGGGTTTACTTGACGGAGTTATAAAAAATTCAAACAGAAAATTATCGGATAATTGGAGAAATGCATATGATGGTGTATTAAATGCATATTTCGCAGCGCCTCCTCAGGAATTTATTTACGAAGGTATTAAATATACTCCTGAATCATTTGCAAAATCTCTTAAAATAAATTTAGAGGATTATGTTAATATTACATCATGGACACACCATCCTTTTTACACTCAATTTGTTTTTGAATTACCTGACAATTGGTTGAACGGCAGTATTTATAATGTTCAGTTGGATGAAATGGTTCGCATGATCGACAATGCTTTAGAAAACGGATATACTGTTGCTTGGGCGGCCGATGTTAGCGACAAAGGCTTTTCCTGGAAAAACGGTGTTGCAATTATGCCGGACAGAGTAATCGAATCTACCTCCGGTTCTGATGCGGAACATTGGACAGGCAGTACCAAAACTCCTGATTTATATGCTTTCGACGGCAAAGTTATTGAAAAAGATGTCGATCAAGAAACTCGTCAACAAGGTTTCGATGATTGGACAACTACAGATGATCACGGAATGGTTTTATGCGGAATTTATAAAGATCAAAGAGGAAATAAATTCTATAAAGTTAAAAATTCATGGGGAACAAAATCTGGAAAATACGATGGATATTTCTATGTTTCCGTTCCTTATGTAAAAATGAATACTATTTCAATAATGGTCAACAAAAATTCAGTACCAAAAGATATCAGAAAGAAATTAGATATATAA
- a CDS encoding GatB/YqeY domain-containing protein, producing MTLEDKINAEIKQAMLAKDTDKLTALRAIKAAILLLKTDKSGNAVTPEVEISLLQRLIKQRKEAADIYKSQNRDDLYNEEMNQVSVIETFLPEQISEDEVKQIIKRIISESGATSIKEMGKVIGLASKELAGKTENKTIANIVKELLNN from the coding sequence ATGACATTAGAAGATAAAATAAATGCCGAAATTAAGCAAGCTATGCTTGCAAAAGATACCGACAAGCTTACGGCTTTAAGAGCTATTAAAGCTGCAATATTATTATTAAAAACCGACAAAAGCGGAAATGCAGTTACTCCTGAAGTGGAGATCAGTTTATTACAAAGATTGATTAAACAAAGAAAAGAAGCTGCCGATATTTATAAATCACAAAATAGAGATGATTTATATAATGAGGAAATGAATCAAGTTTCTGTTATTGAAACTTTTTTACCCGAACAAATATCTGAAGACGAAGTAAAGCAAATTATCAAAAGAATTATTTCTGAAAGCGGAGCTACGAGTATAAAAGAAATGGGAAAAGTAATAGGATTAGCTTCTAAGGAATTAGCAGGTAAAACGGAAAATAAAACTATTGCAAATATTGTAAAAGAATTACTAAACAATTAA
- a CDS encoding Smr/MutS family protein, producing the protein MKFQVGDKVKFLNKVGGGYVTKVLANGMVKVAVEDGFEYPIMEKELILINPQNSLERYFDEDFNVPVNERKARSEDYQLHQEIEKRKKDIEEKEAKERKLIDNPDGEFIDKGIILAFIPKNQDELIKGELSISILNYTEYTVIFNFYLKSSLKDYSSSGILQVQPFSKYDLGVGKREDLNRWMKGIFQALFVTSQTKQVPNPIHTEINLKPSYFDIIENYRTSNIIYEKAFMIMLNDLFYHEKINVPKDEKNKDVLISEEKAKQSAPVIPTQLIDRHKIDKGKAEVDLHVSALRDDYSTLKNAEILTIQKEYFLAALESGLTNHYREIVFIHGIGNGVLREAIIKLLNDQYEDLSYYDAPFKKYGYGAIVVELIES; encoded by the coding sequence ATGAAATTTCAAGTAGGAGATAAAGTAAAATTTTTAAATAAAGTTGGTGGTGGGTACGTTACAAAGGTTCTTGCAAATGGAATGGTCAAAGTAGCGGTTGAAGATGGTTTCGAATATCCTATTATGGAGAAGGAACTGATTTTAATTAATCCGCAAAATAGTCTGGAAAGATATTTTGATGAAGATTTTAATGTTCCGGTTAATGAGAGGAAAGCACGATCCGAAGATTATCAACTTCATCAGGAAATTGAAAAAAGAAAAAAAGATATTGAGGAAAAGGAAGCTAAAGAAAGAAAATTAATTGATAATCCGGATGGAGAATTTATTGATAAAGGAATTATACTTGCTTTTATCCCTAAGAATCAGGATGAACTCATAAAAGGCGAGCTTTCTATTTCAATTTTAAATTACACTGAATATACGGTAATATTTAATTTCTATCTGAAAAGTTCGTTGAAAGATTACTCTAGTTCCGGCATATTACAAGTTCAACCATTTTCAAAATATGATTTGGGAGTAGGAAAACGCGAAGATTTAAATCGTTGGATGAAAGGAATCTTTCAAGCGCTCTTCGTTACTTCGCAAACTAAGCAGGTTCCAAATCCGATTCATACGGAAATTAATTTAAAACCTTCATATTTTGATATTATCGAAAATTATCGAACTTCAAACATTATCTATGAAAAAGCTTTTATGATAATGCTTAACGATTTATTTTATCATGAAAAAATCAATGTCCCTAAAGATGAGAAGAATAAGGATGTTTTAATCAGTGAAGAAAAAGCAAAGCAATCTGCTCCGGTTATTCCGACACAATTAATCGACAGGCATAAAATTGATAAAGGAAAAGCGGAAGTTGATTTGCATGTTTCTGCTTTGCGCGACGATTATTCTACATTAAAAAATGCTGAAATATTAACTATTCAAAAAGAGTATTTTTTAGCTGCTCTCGAAAGCGGATTAACAAATCATTATCGGGAAATCGTTTTTATACATGGTATTGGAAATGGTGTTCTCAGGGAAGCTATAATCAAGTTATTAAATGACCAGTATGAAGATTTATCCTATTATGATGCTCCTTTTAAAAAATATGGTTACGGTGCAATTGTTGTTGAATTGATTGAGAGTTGA
- a CDS encoding nitroreductase family protein has translation MSIIENIKKRTSIRTYKGEPLKENDKNRILQYVNNLEQPLGGKARIELVSKQLGGNKSIKLGTYGVISGANDYLLLVYEDGVLAKENSGYMFEQVVLFCTSLGLGTCWLGGTLKRSDFKKEININESEKLSIVSPVGYPADKRSFIEKLMRSGANSANRKPFETLFFENDFQTPLTEKTSRKYFTPLEMVRLAPSASNSQPWRIILKDNELHFYNSNSGMFSENDMGIALCHFNETCKELKIGGKFEILPKNEIPQKEKMKYVISWISE, from the coding sequence ATGTCTATAATCGAAAATATTAAAAAACGTACTTCCATAAGGACCTACAAGGGTGAACCATTGAAAGAAAATGATAAAAACCGTATTCTTCAATATGTTAATAATTTAGAACAACCGCTCGGCGGGAAAGCACGTATTGAGCTTGTATCTAAACAATTGGGTGGCAATAAATCAATAAAGTTAGGTACTTATGGTGTTATTTCAGGAGCTAATGACTATCTGTTATTAGTTTATGAGGATGGAGTTCTGGCAAAAGAAAATTCTGGATACATGTTTGAGCAAGTCGTTTTGTTTTGTACATCTTTAGGATTAGGAACTTGTTGGCTAGGCGGAACACTTAAAAGAAGTGATTTCAAAAAGGAAATAAATATAAATGAAAGTGAAAAACTTTCTATTGTTTCGCCTGTAGGATATCCTGCTGATAAAAGATCTTTTATTGAAAAACTAATGAGGTCTGGAGCAAACAGTGCAAATCGAAAACCTTTTGAAACTCTCTTTTTTGAAAATGATTTTCAAACACCATTGACTGAAAAAACTTCAAGGAAATATTTCACTCCGCTTGAAATGGTTCGGCTTGCACCATCGGCGAGCAATAGTCAACCTTGGCGAATTATACTTAAGGATAATGAACTTCATTTTTATAATTCAAATTCGGGAATGTTTTCTGAAAATGATATGGGAATCGCTTTATGCCATTTCAATGAAACATGTAAAGAATTGAAGATTGGTGGAAAATTTGAAATACTCCCTAAAAATGAAATTCCTCAAAAAGAAAAGATGAAATACGTCATTTCTTGGATATCCGAATAA